From Gottschalkia purinilytica, one genomic window encodes:
- a CDS encoding flavin reductase family protein, whose product MKKIKVPNKPFGPFPTVIVGADVNGKPNYATLGAYGVVSMRPVLYISLKSTHHTTLGVKKNGYFSVNIPSSDLVEKTHYCGIVSGKTVDKSSIFTAFYDELGKAPMIKECPLNYLCKVIRIIPIFDFEMFLGEIVAVYVNEQCMTEQKLDPIKINPMIMMESSYCDLDQSIGTIFKSGLELLNE is encoded by the coding sequence ATGAAGAAAATAAAAGTCCCGAATAAGCCATTCGGTCCATTTCCTACAGTAATTGTTGGGGCAGATGTCAATGGCAAACCCAACTATGCTACTCTTGGAGCATATGGTGTAGTGAGCATGAGACCAGTACTTTATATTTCATTGAAAAGTACCCATCATACAACTTTAGGAGTAAAGAAGAATGGATACTTTAGTGTAAATATACCATCATCAGATTTGGTTGAGAAAACACATTATTGTGGCATAGTATCTGGAAAGACAGTAGATAAGTCAAGTATATTCACAGCCTTTTATGATGAACTTGGGAAAGCTCCGATGATCAAAGAATGTCCATTGAACTATCTTTGTAAAGTTATTAGGATTATTCCTATATTTGATTTTGAAATGTTTTTAGGTGAAATAGTTGCTGTATATGTGAATGAACAATGTATGACTGAACAGAAACTTGATCCTATAAAAATAAATCCAATGATTATGATGGAAAGTAGTTACTGTGATTTGGATCAATCAATAGGTACTATATTTAAATCAGGTTTGGAACTATTAAATGAATAA
- a CDS encoding Csac_0668 family 2Fe-2S cluster-binding (seleno)protein — protein sequence MANEIVDKCCCDDKTALTYEVKDNDLCPVCKESGIKVENFTVKHLVMDTLVELVNDTDYYLCMNEECDIVYYDKKTGVNFNRQQVKVPIWFKKEANPKYVCYCSKVTEEQVINAILIDGANNMKDVLKLTGAMKNAQCQKNNPLGKCCHQIIQDAIDKGLSMK from the coding sequence ATGGCTAATGAGATAGTAGATAAATGCTGTTGTGATGACAAAACAGCATTAACTTATGAAGTAAAGGATAATGATTTATGTCCAGTATGTAAAGAATCCGGAATAAAAGTAGAAAATTTTACTGTTAAGCATTTAGTGATGGATACTCTAGTAGAATTAGTTAATGATACAGATTATTATTTATGTATGAATGAAGAATGTGATATTGTTTACTATGACAAGAAGACAGGAGTTAATTTCAATAGACAACAAGTGAAAGTTCCTATATGGTTCAAAAAAGAGGCCAATCCTAAATATGTTTGCTACTGTAGTAAAGTGACAGAAGAACAAGTTATAAATGCTATCTTAATAGATGGTGCTAATAATATGAAAGATGTTTTGAAACTTACTGGAGCAATGAAAAATGCTCAATGTCAGAAGAATAATCCATTAGGTAAATGTTGTCATCAAATAATTCAAGATGCAATAGATAAAGGACTATCTATGAAATAA
- a CDS encoding SDR family NAD(P)-dependent oxidoreductase: MNLFDFKDRVTVITGASSGLGADAARAFAEHGADVVIMARRKEKLDTLAEEINAKGKGKAFAVQCDVSNEESVKNAVDSVKERYGKIDILLNNAGIATGGTIETLSDEEWDKAINVNLKGIIYMSKYVVPIMKEKNYGRIINIASINALFADKPMALWRHPYNMTKAGVIGLTRGMAASYTQFGITTNAICPGLFESEMTANTLFKTEEFMKMYNGLCPASRPGSRGELNAPILFFASEGAGYVSGQYLLVDGGFSIV; this comes from the coding sequence ATGAATTTATTTGATTTTAAAGACAGAGTAACAGTAATAACAGGTGCATCTAGCGGATTAGGTGCCGATGCAGCAAGAGCATTTGCGGAACATGGGGCAGACGTAGTAATTATGGCTCGTAGAAAAGAGAAATTAGATACATTGGCAGAGGAGATAAATGCAAAGGGTAAGGGAAAGGCATTTGCTGTACAATGCGATGTATCTAATGAAGAAAGTGTTAAAAATGCAGTTGATAGCGTAAAAGAACGTTATGGAAAGATAGATATCTTACTTAATAATGCAGGAATTGCAACTGGAGGTACTATAGAAACTTTAAGCGATGAAGAGTGGGATAAAGCAATCAATGTGAACCTTAAAGGAATCATATATATGAGTAAATACGTTGTACCTATTATGAAAGAAAAGAATTATGGAAGAATTATTAATATAGCATCCATTAATGCACTTTTTGCAGATAAACCAATGGCATTATGGAGACATCCTTATAATATGACAAAAGCTGGGGTAATTGGTCTTACAAGAGGTATGGCAGCATCTTATACACAGTTTGGGATTACAACAAATGCAATATGTCCAGGATTATTTGAGTCTGAAATGACGGCTAATACACTATTTAAAACAGAGGAGTTTATGAAAATGTATAATGGATTGTGTCCGGCATCTAGACCAGGATCTAGAGGAGAATTAAATGCACCAATACTATTTTTTGCTTCAGAAGGTGCAGGATACGTAAGTGGACAGTACTTATTAGTTGATGGTGGATTTTCAATAGTATAA
- a CDS encoding dihydrofolate reductase family protein: MSRKIIMNLAMSIDGFIADEDGGFDWIVGDGDDKLNTEKQWSYEKFLDRIDTVVMGKNCYDQKLHEEFKEKTVFVATSKSLDNYENIYFINDDICKVILDEKKKEGKDIFLFGGGILIDSFIKAGVIDEFIIGIIPTILGKGRPLFLENNPTIKLKLEEYYVDNGIIILRYKKR; this comes from the coding sequence ATGAGTAGAAAAATTATAATGAATTTGGCAATGAGTATTGACGGCTTTATAGCTGATGAAGATGGTGGTTTTGATTGGATTGTTGGTGATGGAGATGACAAACTTAATACTGAAAAACAATGGAGTTATGAGAAATTTTTAGATAGAATTGATACAGTTGTTATGGGGAAAAACTGCTATGACCAAAAATTACACGAGGAATTTAAAGAAAAAACTGTATTTGTTGCTACTTCTAAATCTTTAGATAACTACGAAAATATTTATTTTATTAACGATGATATTTGTAAAGTTATTCTTGATGAAAAGAAGAAAGAGGGTAAAGACATTTTCTTATTTGGTGGTGGCATTCTTATAGATAGCTTTATCAAAGCAGGCGTAATTGATGAATTTATTATAGGTATTATCCCAACTATTTTAGGAAAAGGAAGGCCATTATTTCTTGAAAATAATCCTACTATAAAATTAAAACTTGAAGAATATTATGTTGATAACGGAATTATAATCCTACGTTACAAAAAACGTTAA
- a CDS encoding GNAT family N-acetyltransferase has translation MTESYSFRYVNIYIPKKLGGNVMIFRKAQATEVDKVNEVIIQAAHRLKKLGSKQWSSMLNGEKLVEIKDRIQNGEVYIYQDNNTTEIAGIVYVYDNQSEWDKQLWGNDNTANTYYIHRLAIADKYCGKGMAINLLQELQESVEPQAILRLDCLAEQAVLNNLYQRAGFSYLTRIKDHDTGEQVADFNLYEWQASKNSQY, from the coding sequence ATGACTGAGTCTTACTCTTTCAGATATGTTAATATATATATACCAAAAAAATTGGGGGGTAATGTAATGATATTTAGAAAAGCCCAAGCAACAGAAGTAGACAAAGTCAATGAAGTTATAATCCAAGCTGCTCATAGACTTAAGAAGCTGGGATCGAAACAATGGTCTAGTATGCTAAATGGGGAAAAACTTGTAGAAATTAAAGATCGAATTCAAAATGGTGAAGTTTATATCTACCAAGATAACAATACAACCGAGATAGCTGGTATCGTTTATGTGTATGACAATCAAAGTGAATGGGATAAACAGCTATGGGGTAATGACAATACAGCTAATACTTATTATATTCATAGATTAGCTATCGCTGATAAGTATTGTGGAAAAGGTATGGCAATTAATCTATTACAAGAACTGCAAGAAAGTGTTGAACCTCAAGCAATATTAAGACTAGATTGTTTAGCAGAACAAGCAGTTCTAAATAATTTGTATCAACGAGCTGGATTTTCATATTTAACTCGTATTAAAGATCATGATACAGGTGAACAAGTAGCCGATTTTAACTTATATGAGTGGCAAGCATCTAAAAATTCACAATACTAG
- a CDS encoding GNAT family N-acetyltransferase: protein MYEIRLAERNDINLIYDLISELEGEQLPRDAFAEVFLNNLNNMHVNYYVIINNKKIIGFISIHIQMLLHHAAKIAEIQELIVSLDFRGKGIGKLLFDKAKEISQNNNCSQLEVCCNQKRISSHEFYLNQGMTNHHFKFCLNLK from the coding sequence ATGTATGAAATTCGCTTAGCTGAAAGAAATGATATAAATTTGATTTATGACTTAATTTCTGAATTAGAGGGTGAACAGCTACCAAGAGATGCCTTCGCTGAAGTGTTTTTGAATAATTTGAACAATATGCATGTGAATTATTATGTTATTATTAATAATAAAAAAATTATAGGGTTTATTAGTATTCATATTCAAATGTTACTTCATCACGCGGCAAAAATAGCTGAGATTCAAGAATTGATTGTTTCGCTAGACTTTAGAGGTAAAGGTATTGGAAAGTTGCTTTTTGATAAAGCCAAAGAGATTTCTCAAAATAATAACTGCTCACAGCTTGAAGTATGTTGTAATCAAAAAAGAATATCTAGTCATGAATTTTACCTTAATCAAGGAATGACAAACCATCATTTTAAATTTTGTTTAAATTTAAAATAG
- a CDS encoding SEC-C metal-binding domain-containing protein: MLNKLGRNDLCWCGSQKNIRSVMQSLMTKLNYISYKDILSRQEI; encoded by the coding sequence GTGCTCAATAAATTGGGAAGAAATGATTTATGCTGGTGTGGGAGCCAAAAAAATATAAGAAGTGTCATGCAGAGTTTGATGACAAAATTAAATTATATAAGTTACAAGGACATATTGTCCCGTCAAGAAATCTGA
- a CDS encoding helix-turn-helix transcriptional regulator: MPVKTIKIMIDWIENNIMENPTLVDLSNHVGYSSFYCSAKFHENIGITFKQYISKRKLSLAAIEVRDTQYKLLEIALKYGYSSHEAFTRAFVNAFGCTPYQCRKQMTTLQLYMKPNVFPSHQSECLSP; encoded by the coding sequence TTGCCTGTAAAAACGATAAAGATTATGATTGATTGGATTGAAAATAATATTATGGAGAATCCAACATTAGTAGACTTGTCTAATCACGTTGGATATTCCTCTTTTTATTGTTCTGCTAAATTCCACGAAAATATTGGAATTACATTTAAACAATATATATCGAAACGCAAATTAAGTCTTGCTGCAATAGAAGTAAGAGATACACAATACAAATTATTGGAAATTGCATTAAAATACGGATATTCGTCTCATGAAGCTTTTACAAGAGCCTTTGTGAATGCTTTTGGGTGTACTCCCTATCAATGTCGAAAGCAGATGACCACCCTTCAATTATATATGAAACCTAATGTTTTTCCGTCCCATCAAAGCGAATGTCTTAGTCCTTGA
- the map gene encoding type I methionyl aminopeptidase — MKLYKLQGHIVPSRNLIKTTEQIAGIRESGKINTAVLDSLAEYIQAGITTEDIDQLVYHKTKELGGIPAQLGYKDFPKSVCTSINDQVCHGIPSKDVVLRDGDIINVDVSTIYKGYFSDSSRMFCIWDVDEEKQKLVRVVRECVNLGLEQVKPWKFLGDMGQAVHEHAVKNGYSVVKEIGGHGIGLEFHEDPWVSYVSKAKTEMLMVPGMIFTIEPMVNIGTDEVFLDEENGWTIYTVDGKPSAQCEVMVLVTDDGHEILAY; from the coding sequence ATTAAATTATATAAGTTACAAGGACATATTGTCCCGTCAAGAAATCTGATTAAGACTACGGAGCAGATTGCAGGAATACGTGAGAGTGGCAAGATAAATACTGCTGTTTTAGATAGTTTAGCAGAGTATATACAAGCAGGTATTACGACAGAGGATATTGATCAGCTCGTTTATCATAAAACAAAAGAACTCGGTGGGATACCTGCACAGCTTGGATATAAAGACTTTCCTAAGAGTGTATGTACATCTATAAATGATCAGGTATGTCACGGAATACCTTCCAAAGATGTAGTATTACGTGACGGGGATATTATCAATGTAGATGTTTCAACGATATACAAAGGATATTTTTCTGATTCCTCCAGAATGTTCTGTATTTGGGATGTGGATGAAGAAAAACAAAAACTAGTTCGTGTCGTGCGAGAATGTGTCAATTTAGGATTAGAACAAGTAAAGCCTTGGAAATTCCTTGGAGATATGGGGCAAGCGGTACATGAACATGCTGTAAAGAACGGTTACTCTGTAGTAAAGGAAATTGGCGGACATGGAATCGGATTAGAATTCCATGAAGATCCCTGGGTGAGCTACGTTTCAAAGGCGAAAACAGAAATGCTGATGGTTCCGGGGATGATATTTACTATAGAGCCGATGGTGAATATTGGGACTGATGAAGTATTTTTAGATGAAGAAAATGGTTGGACCATTTATACAGTAGATGGTAAACCATCTGCACAATGTGAAGTTATGGTACTAGTAACGGACGACGGACATGAGATTCTAGCATATTAA
- a CDS encoding GNAT family N-acetyltransferase has protein sequence MEYRLLKRSELSLLSEIDRKEIVSEVYYFRNNKLELVNEFYNIEGWDLKELHDYINRLQDIYDRNGSIYGAFDGERIVGLGALESKLIGRNNDQLKLDMLYISSDYRKRGIGKNLVNLLSKKAKEVGAKSLYISATPFKNTIDFYFAIGAKVTNEINKELYELEPYDIHMILEL, from the coding sequence TTGGAATATAGATTACTTAAAAGATCAGAACTTTCATTATTGAGTGAAATTGATAGAAAAGAAATTGTAAGTGAAGTTTATTATTTCAGAAATAATAAACTTGAACTAGTAAATGAATTTTATAATATTGAAGGTTGGGATTTAAAAGAGCTTCATGATTATATTAATAGATTGCAAGATATATATGATAGAAATGGAAGTATATATGGTGCATTTGATGGTGAAAGAATTGTAGGATTAGGAGCTTTGGAAAGTAAACTTATTGGTAGAAATAATGATCAGCTTAAACTTGATATGCTATACATAAGTAGCGATTATCGTAAAAGAGGTATAGGTAAAAATTTAGTCAATTTATTATCTAAAAAAGCAAAAGAAGTAGGCGCTAAAAGCTTATATATATCAGCTACACCCTTTAAAAATACAATAGATTTTTATTTTGCTATAGGGGCAAAAGTAACGAATGAGATAAATAAAGAATTATATGAATTGGAGCCTTATGATATTCATATGATTTTGGAACTATAA
- a CDS encoding GNAT family N-acetyltransferase encodes MEKIKNCSEENAKYIHRRLQEYNSQYITDCEDLSYCIENENGECIAGIVASRDLDCITIDYLFVDDAYREKGYGSKLLTYLEMQAVRMSAKRIILNTFSFQAPDFYEKHGYELFGKIEPCFGDYGQYFFKKEL; translated from the coding sequence ATGGAGAAAATAAAAAATTGTAGCGAAGAAAATGCAAAGTATATACACAGACGTTTACAAGAGTACAATAGTCAATATATTACGGATTGTGAAGATCTGTCTTACTGCATTGAAAATGAAAATGGAGAATGCATTGCTGGAATTGTTGCATCAAGAGATTTAGACTGTATTACTATTGACTACTTGTTTGTGGATGATGCATATCGAGAAAAAGGATATGGGTCAAAGTTATTAACTTACCTTGAAATGCAAGCTGTGCGTATGTCTGCAAAAAGAATTATTTTAAATACATTTAGTTTTCAAGCACCGGACTTTTATGAGAAACATGGTTATGAATTATTTGGAAAAATCGAACCATGTTTTGGTGACTATGGACAATATTTTTTCAAAAAAGAGTTGTAA
- a CDS encoding sensor histidine kinase gives MKLRTYFMTLLLFLLFFNGSILLISFVNLNSNLNSIRERCLGEHYFIATTYAKDLNAVENRGTEAESAMELLFQSYVSYYGKKNLFLEISKKGQTLYSSIPMEKTFSSKKESPIAGNRILSTVKLKEKEYISVAGTLPAPYDEYTLTYLYDLSENIASWNKVTSILYTVGIILSFLLAFCLILLLNYIFKPLKQISIASQKIAKGEYENRIPIIGNDELSEMAQSFNDMAEEIQNQMLELARSAEQKQCFIDNFAHELRTPLTTIYGYAEYIQKAVITEEEKLSATDYIMSESRRLQNLAYRLLDLAMLRNDEITFTKVSVPELFHNTVEKLHKKASEKQVKLEYNYQFDSLAGDCELLKCMLVNLVDNGIKACKTGDIVKLDAFYEDDRKTVIVEDNGRGMTEEQMSHITEAFYRVDKSRNCAEGGAGLGLALCEQIATCHGAKISFSSQPNQGTTVKITFTTFQ, from the coding sequence ATGAAGTTAAGAACATATTTTATGACACTGCTACTGTTTCTTTTGTTCTTTAATGGAAGCATTCTGTTAATCTCTTTCGTTAATTTGAATAGTAATTTGAACAGTATCAGAGAACGCTGCCTAGGAGAACATTATTTTATTGCGACTACTTATGCCAAAGACTTAAATGCAGTAGAAAATAGAGGAACAGAGGCAGAAAGTGCAATGGAATTACTTTTTCAATCCTATGTTAGCTATTATGGAAAGAAAAATTTATTTTTAGAAATATCTAAGAAAGGACAGACACTTTATTCTAGCATACCCATGGAGAAGACATTTTCTAGTAAAAAGGAAAGTCCGATAGCAGGAAATAGAATTCTGTCAACAGTAAAGTTAAAGGAAAAAGAGTATATTAGTGTAGCTGGAACGCTTCCCGCTCCTTATGATGAATATACGCTAACCTATCTTTACGATTTATCAGAAAATATTGCTTCATGGAACAAAGTTACAAGCATTTTATATACTGTTGGAATCATACTTTCTTTTTTACTTGCATTTTGTTTAATTTTATTACTTAACTATATTTTCAAACCATTGAAACAAATTTCAATCGCTTCGCAGAAAATAGCTAAAGGAGAATATGAAAATCGAATTCCGATAATAGGCAACGATGAACTTTCAGAAATGGCTCAAAGTTTCAACGATATGGCAGAGGAAATTCAGAACCAAATGCTAGAGCTTGCAAGGTCAGCTGAGCAAAAACAGTGTTTTATTGATAATTTTGCTCATGAACTGCGCACTCCCTTGACGACTATTTATGGATATGCGGAATATATTCAGAAAGCAGTTATTACAGAAGAAGAAAAGCTATCAGCGACTGACTATATTATGTCAGAAAGTCGTCGACTTCAGAATTTGGCATATCGTTTATTAGATCTTGCTATGCTACGCAATGATGAGATCACGTTTACCAAGGTTAGCGTACCAGAGCTTTTTCATAACACAGTGGAAAAGTTGCATAAAAAAGCGTCGGAAAAACAGGTAAAGTTGGAATATAACTATCAGTTTGACAGCTTGGCAGGTGACTGTGAATTGTTAAAATGTATGTTAGTCAATCTGGTGGATAATGGGATAAAAGCTTGCAAGACTGGTGATATAGTGAAGTTAGATGCTTTTTATGAAGACGACAGAAAAACAGTTATAGTAGAGGACAATGGTAGAGGAATGACAGAAGAACAAATGAGTCATATTACAGAGGCATTTTATCGTGTAGATAAATCACGTAACTGTGCAGAGGGTGGTGCTGGTTTAGGACTGGCCTTATGTGAGCAGATTGCTACCTGCCATGGTGCTAAGATCTCATTTTCTTCTCAACCTAATCAAGGTACTACGGTAAAAATAACTTTTACAACTTTTCAATAA
- a CDS encoding helix-turn-helix transcriptional regulator has protein sequence MKADRLISILMLLQMHKKLTANELAQKLEVSVRTIYRDIEALSSVGVPIFADRGTNGGIKLLGDYKTSLSGINNDEIYSLFLPTGDKVLEDLGFEKLKYSTILKLLGSSAPNQIKEVENIQNYIYIDMHTWNENPAIINKDILSLLQNAIWNSNIIKIVYRKTNETKEVILNPLGLICKRGIWYLIAMDTEIIKIYKVSSIESAFLKNEHFYRTSNFNLEAYWKSSTSNYKSRILKYTFTFIVDPSIINHIKERKFITISKEVVRDDKIYLDIAFEDIWLGIEFAFAYGKNIRIIKPVEAVNEIKAKAAEIIQLYK, from the coding sequence ATGAAAGCAGATAGATTAATTTCTATATTAATGTTATTACAGATGCATAAAAAACTAACGGCTAATGAATTAGCTCAAAAGTTAGAGGTCTCTGTCAGAACTATTTATAGAGATATTGAAGCTTTAAGCAGTGTTGGAGTACCTATATTCGCTGATAGAGGAACAAATGGAGGAATAAAACTGCTAGGAGATTACAAAACTTCTTTAAGTGGAATAAATAATGATGAAATTTACTCTTTATTTCTTCCAACTGGAGATAAAGTTTTAGAAGATTTAGGATTTGAAAAACTCAAATACTCTACAATACTTAAACTTTTAGGAAGTTCTGCTCCAAATCAAATTAAGGAAGTTGAAAATATTCAAAACTATATTTATATAGATATGCATACTTGGAATGAGAACCCTGCAATTATAAATAAAGATATTCTTTCTTTATTACAGAATGCCATCTGGAACAGCAATATAATCAAGATAGTATATAGAAAGACAAACGAAACAAAAGAAGTAATCCTAAATCCACTGGGCTTGATATGTAAAAGGGGTATCTGGTATTTGATTGCAATGGATACTGAAATAATTAAAATATATAAAGTAAGTTCAATAGAAAGTGCCTTTTTGAAAAACGAACACTTCTATAGAACAAGTAATTTTAACTTAGAAGCTTATTGGAAGTCATCTACCAGCAATTATAAATCTCGAATTCTTAAATATACGTTCACTTTTATCGTTGACCCTTCGATTATAAATCATATAAAAGAAAGAAAATTTATCACTATAAGTAAAGAAGTTGTAAGAGACGATAAAATTTACTTAGATATAGCTTTTGAGGATATTTGGCTAGGCATTGAATTTGCTTTTGCGTATGGAAAAAATATAAGAATAATAAAGCCTGTTGAAGCAGTTAATGAAATTAAAGCAAAAGCTGCTGAAATCATTCAACTATATAAATAA
- a CDS encoding response regulator transcription factor, with product MANILIVEDELFINELIKKNMSLVGHKCISAFDGREALAFIDQHSFDLILLDVMLPGLDGFDVFERIDGIPTIFLTAKNSLTDRVKGLNMGADDYLTKPFEMIELLARVDAVLRRTRKENESFELDNVKIQFDSRQIFVDDKIIECTPREYELLEVLVKNRNIALSREKLLELAWGYDYDGDTRTVDVHIQRLRKKLGLEKHIKTVYKLGYRLEVQA from the coding sequence TTGGCGAATATCTTGATCGTAGAGGATGAATTGTTCATCAATGAGTTAATTAAAAAAAATATGAGCTTAGTTGGACATAAATGTATTTCAGCCTTTGATGGAAGAGAGGCTCTGGCTTTTATTGATCAGCATTCATTTGATTTGATCTTATTGGACGTAATGCTTCCAGGACTTGATGGATTTGATGTTTTTGAAAGAATAGATGGAATTCCTACTATCTTTCTCACAGCAAAGAATAGTTTGACTGATCGTGTGAAAGGCTTAAATATGGGAGCAGATGATTATTTAACAAAGCCTTTTGAAATGATAGAGCTTTTAGCACGTGTAGATGCAGTGCTTCGACGAACAAGAAAAGAAAACGAAAGTTTTGAATTGGACAATGTGAAGATTCAGTTTGACAGTCGACAGATATTTGTAGATGATAAAATTATAGAATGTACACCAAGAGAATATGAACTATTAGAGGTGCTTGTTAAGAATAGGAATATCGCATTATCAAGAGAAAAACTCTTAGAGCTTGCATGGGGATACGACTATGATGGTGATACCAGAACGGTTGATGTACACATTCAGAGGTTACGAAAAAAATTAGGACTGGAAAAGCATATCAAGACTGTATACAAGCTAGGATATCGGCTAGAGGTGCAAGCATGA
- a CDS encoding ABC transporter substrate-binding protein, which produces MKKLGKKIGSIILASLVLTLGLSGCQTKDKQTVNNEERKTLTISTFGSFEDMYRKNIFDPFEKKHNVKIVLELGNNSERIKKLRTDTDKVDIAFFTDYYAMQAIEDGLFEKMNRENIPNINKLYDIAKEPLGKDYGPAYAISSYGLIYNPDKIEEPITSWGDLWKPELKGKIALSDITVAGGPFILMAAAEQAGVDIKKDEDKAFEKVKELTENGLKFHEKTSEAMNMFSLGDIALMDSYSYEVEFTKENVPNAKWVNPKEGSYALLETVNIVKGTKNKELAEEFINWLLSEDVQKAQAVDKVESPVNKDVKLTEEQAKDIVYGKEIIKNLKSVDLKYVNKSMDRWIERWNKEINNTTNN; this is translated from the coding sequence ATGAAAAAATTAGGGAAAAAAATAGGTTCGATTATTTTAGCTTCTTTAGTCTTAACACTAGGTTTATCAGGATGTCAAACTAAAGATAAACAAACTGTTAATAACGAAGAACGAAAGACATTAACTATATCAACATTTGGTTCTTTTGAAGATATGTATAGAAAAAATATTTTTGATCCATTTGAAAAAAAACATAATGTTAAAATAGTTCTTGAACTTGGGAATAACTCTGAAAGAATAAAGAAATTAAGAACTGACACTGATAAAGTTGATATAGCATTTTTCACAGATTATTATGCTATGCAAGCTATAGAAGATGGCTTATTTGAAAAAATGAATCGTGAAAATATACCTAACATAAATAAGCTTTATGATATAGCCAAAGAGCCTTTAGGAAAAGATTATGGACCTGCATATGCTATATCCAGTTATGGACTAATATACAATCCAGATAAGATTGAAGAACCTATTACATCATGGGGAGATTTATGGAAACCAGAATTAAAAGGAAAGATTGCATTAAGTGATATTACTGTTGCAGGAGGACCATTTATTCTAATGGCTGCAGCAGAACAAGCAGGAGTAGATATAAAGAAAGATGAAGATAAAGCTTTTGAAAAGGTAAAAGAACTAACTGAAAATGGATTGAAATTTCATGAAAAAACTTCAGAGGCTATGAATATGTTCTCTTTAGGGGATATTGCTCTTATGGATTCATATAGCTATGAAGTAGAATTTACAAAGGAAAATGTTCCAAACGCGAAATGGGTAAATCCAAAAGAAGGATCATATGCTTTATTGGAAACAGTAAACATAGTAAAAGGAACAAAAAATAAGGAATTAGCAGAAGAGTTTATAAATTGGCTATTAAGTGAAGATGTTCAAAAAGCTCAAGCTGTTGATAAGGTAGAATCTCCTGTCAATAAAGATGTAAAACTAACTGAAGAACAAGCTAAAGATATTGTGTATGGTAAGGAAATCATAAAAAATCTAAAAAGCGTAGACCTAAAATACGTTAATAAGTCCATGGATAGATGGATTGAAAGATGGAACAAAGAAATAAATAATACAACAAATAACTAA